In one Meles meles chromosome 17, mMelMel3.1 paternal haplotype, whole genome shotgun sequence genomic region, the following are encoded:
- the TSTD1 gene encoding thiosulfate:glutathione sulfurtransferase, with product MLRAPRGRPGAAFLWLAVAARTMAGAPTVSLPELRSLLASGQARLFDVRSREEAAAGTIPGALNIPVSELESALQMEPAAFQALYSAEKPKLEEENLIFFCQIGRRGLQATQLAQGLGYTGARNYAGAYREWSQKEG from the exons ATGCTGCGGGCACCGAGGGGGCGGCCCGGGGCCGCATTCCTGTGGCTCGCCGTGGCAGCGCGCACCATGGCTGGAG CGCCCACAGTCTCGCTCCCTGAACTGCGTTCGCTCCTGGCCTCGGGCCAGGCCCGGCTCTTCGATGTGAGATCTCGGGAGGAGGCGGCAGCGGGGACCATCCCGGGGGCGCTCAACATCCCGG TATCTGAGCTGGAAAGTGCCCTGCAGATGGAGCCCGCCGCTTTCCAGGCTCTGTACTCCGCCGAGAAGCCGAAGCTGGAAGAGGAGAACCTCATTTTCTTCTGTCAGATAGGCAGGCGGGGCTTGCAGGCCACGCAGCTGGCCCAAGGCCTTGGATACACAGG GGCTCGAAACTACGCAGGAGCTTATAGAGAATGGTCCCAGAAAGAAGGTTAG
- the USF1 gene encoding upstream stimulatory factor 1 isoform X1 codes for MKGQQKTAEAEEGTVQIQEGAVATGEDPTSVAIASIQSAATFPDPNVKYVFRTENGGQVMYRVIQVSEGQLDGQTEGTGAISGYPAAQSMTQAVIQGAFTSDDAVDTEGTAAETHYTYFPSTAVGDGAGGTTSGSTAAVVTTQGSEALLGQATPPGTGQFFVMMSPQEVLQGGSQRSIAPRTHPYSPKSEAPRTTRDEKRRAQHNEVERRRRDKINNWIVQLSKIIPDCSMESTKSGQSKGGILSKACDYIQELRQSNHRLSEELQGLDQLQLDNDVLRQQVEDLKNKNLLLRAQLRHHGVEVVIKNDSN; via the exons ATGAAGGG GCAGCAGAAAACAGCTGAAGCGGAAGAGGGGACGGTGCAGATTCAGGAGG GTGCAGTGGCAACTGGGGAGGACCCCACCAGCGTGGCCATTGCCAGCATCCAGTCAGCTGCCACCTTCCCTGACCCCAACGTCAAGTACGTCTTCCGAACTGAGAATGGGGGCCAG GTGATGTACAGGGTGATCCAGGTGTCTGAGGGGCAGCTGGATGGCCAGACTGAGGGGACTGGCGCCATCAGCGGCTATCCTGCCGCTCAGTCCATGACCCAG GCGGTGATCCAGGGTGCATTCACCAGCGATGATGCTGTTGACACAGAGGGGACAGCCGCCGAGACGCACTATACTTATTTCCCCAGCACTgcagtgggggatggggcagggggcaCCACATCAGGGAGTACAGCAGCTGTTGTTACTACCCAAGGCTCGGAGGCCCTGCTGGGGCAGGCGACCCCTCCCGGCACCG GCCAATTCTTTGTGATGATGTCACCCCAAGAAGTGCTGCAAGGAGGAAGCCAGCGCTCCATTGCCCCCAGGACTCACCCTTATTCCCC GAAGTCAGAAGCTCCCAGGACAACTCGGGATGAGAAACGCAGGGCTCAGCACAATGAAG TTGAACGCCGCCGCCGAGACAAGATTAACAACTGGATTGTGCAGCTGTCCAAGATCATCCCAGACTGCTCCATGGAGAGCACCAAGTCTGGCCAG AGTAAAGGTGGAATTCTGTCCAAAGCCTGTGATTACATCCAGGAGCTTCGACAGAGTAACCATCGGTTGTCGGAAGAACTGCAGGGGCTTGACCAGCTGCAGCTGGACAACGATGTGCTTCGACAGCAG GTGGAAGATCTGAAAAACAAGAACCTGCTGCTCCGAGCTCAGCTGCGGCACCACGGAGTCGAGGTTGTCATCAAGAATGACAGCAATTAA
- the USF1 gene encoding upstream stimulatory factor 1 isoform X2 has protein sequence MYRVIQVSEGQLDGQTEGTGAISGYPAAQSMTQAVIQGAFTSDDAVDTEGTAAETHYTYFPSTAVGDGAGGTTSGSTAAVVTTQGSEALLGQATPPGTGQFFVMMSPQEVLQGGSQRSIAPRTHPYSPKSEAPRTTRDEKRRAQHNEVERRRRDKINNWIVQLSKIIPDCSMESTKSGQSKGGILSKACDYIQELRQSNHRLSEELQGLDQLQLDNDVLRQQVEDLKNKNLLLRAQLRHHGVEVVIKNDSN, from the exons ATGTACAGGGTGATCCAGGTGTCTGAGGGGCAGCTGGATGGCCAGACTGAGGGGACTGGCGCCATCAGCGGCTATCCTGCCGCTCAGTCCATGACCCAG GCGGTGATCCAGGGTGCATTCACCAGCGATGATGCTGTTGACACAGAGGGGACAGCCGCCGAGACGCACTATACTTATTTCCCCAGCACTgcagtgggggatggggcagggggcaCCACATCAGGGAGTACAGCAGCTGTTGTTACTACCCAAGGCTCGGAGGCCCTGCTGGGGCAGGCGACCCCTCCCGGCACCG GCCAATTCTTTGTGATGATGTCACCCCAAGAAGTGCTGCAAGGAGGAAGCCAGCGCTCCATTGCCCCCAGGACTCACCCTTATTCCCC GAAGTCAGAAGCTCCCAGGACAACTCGGGATGAGAAACGCAGGGCTCAGCACAATGAAG TTGAACGCCGCCGCCGAGACAAGATTAACAACTGGATTGTGCAGCTGTCCAAGATCATCCCAGACTGCTCCATGGAGAGCACCAAGTCTGGCCAG AGTAAAGGTGGAATTCTGTCCAAAGCCTGTGATTACATCCAGGAGCTTCGACAGAGTAACCATCGGTTGTCGGAAGAACTGCAGGGGCTTGACCAGCTGCAGCTGGACAACGATGTGCTTCGACAGCAG GTGGAAGATCTGAAAAACAAGAACCTGCTGCTCCGAGCTCAGCTGCGGCACCACGGAGTCGAGGTTGTCATCAAGAATGACAGCAATTAA
- the ARHGAP30 gene encoding rho GTPase-activating protein 30 isoform X2 — translation MRHLVHMASFSAQTNMHARNLAIVWAPNLLRSKDIEASGFNGTAAFMEVRVQSIVVEFILTHVDRLFGGAALSGGEMESARRSLPGARASGSPDDLMPRSLPCHLPSTLQAGDGPPQMRPYHTIIEFAEHKRKGSLKVRKWRSIFNLGRSGHETKRKLPRGAEDREDKSDKGTLRPAKSMDSLSAAAGASDEPEVLVGPSSPRPSPLLPDSLENDSAEAAEGEQEPEAEALGGTNSEPGTPRAGRSAVRAGGCSRAERCVGVHISDPYNVNLPLHITSILNVPPNIISNVSLARLTRGLECPALQPRPSPASGPGPGPGTPDEKLEASSATGPLADSGPEDMAPALEDCLSQEVQDSFSFLEDSSSSEPEWVGVEDGEVAQAGAAGAAFSPGEDDPGMGYLEELLRVGPQVEEFSVEPPLDDLSLDEAQFVLAPSCCSPDSAAPRPEGEEESGEEVFLSAYDDLSPLLMPKHPTWEGPGSLEEETTECGRQGAPGQAEGEDACCKVGETKEAEPENTCAIREEAEGSPESEVEDGEAGEEGGKAGESQEMMVSLREGSGKETEAKGEESKGQQEDESMMEAQDVEGTEGEQGKDKEMERKTEREEEAEEGQEGQVRARSDPECGVQENQIAEESWEVVHKQDAEGGREDEIKGQEGQEDQEAREDRGDGEDGRSPEAAAGGGGGEVSMDRESGDGEPERDQRAGGDHLGKDSPPEESHVESLEVDSAKGGNSQSSEAIPQPTQLEEMEPEGQPSPEGCNLCPCPLGSPSGVGMRLASSLVQVQQVRSVPVVPPKPQFAKMPSAMCSKIHVAPANPCPRPGRLDGTPGERAWGSRASRSSWRNGGSLSFDAAVALARDRQRTEAQGVRRTQTCTGGGDYSLLPRTSPCSMIPAYSRPLSCLELPPEDTEGSGHRSRHSLPPREHQPPDPLLSPQRRSYAFETQANPGRGEEL, via the exons ATGCGACATCTGGTGCACATGGCCTCATTCAGTGCTCAGACCAACATGCACGCCCGCAACCTGGCCATCGTGTGGGCCCCCAACCTGCTGAG GTCCAAGGACATAGAGGCCTCGGGCTTCAACGGGACAGCGGCCTTCATGGAGGTGCGTGTGCAGTCCATCGTGGTCGAGTTCATCCTCACGCACGTGGACCGGCTCTTCGGGGGCGCCGCGCTCTCTG gtggggagatggagagtgcGCGGCGATCACTTCCAGGGGCCCGGGCATCAGGCAGTCCCGACGACCTCATGCCCAGGTCCCTGCCCTGCCACTTGCCTAGCACCCTGCAGGCTGGTGATGGACCCCCACAGATGCGGCCCTACCACACTATCATTGAGTTTGCAGAGCACAA GAGAAAGGGATCTTTGAAGGTCAGGAAGTGGAGATCTATCTTCAATTTGGGTCGCTCTGGCCATGAGACCAAACGTAAACTCCCCCGGGGGGCTGAGGACAGAG AGGACAAATCTGATAAGGGGACTCTGCGGCCAGCCAAGAGCATGGACTCACTGAGTGCTGCAGCTGGGGCCAGCGATG AGCCAGAGGTGCTGGTGGGACCTAGCAGTCCCCGGCCAAGCCCACTGCTGCCGGATAGCTTGGAGAACGATTCTGCAGAGGCAGCAGAAGGTGAAcaggagcctgaggcagaggcccTGGGCGGCACAAATTCTGAGCCAGGCACGCCACGAGCGGGGCGGTCAGCAGTCCGTGCCGGGGGCTGTAGCCGTGCAGAGCGCTGTGTTGGGGTGCACATCTCAGACCCCTACAACGTCAACCTCCCACTACACATCACCTCCATCCTCAACGTGCCCCCAAATATCATCTCTAACGTCTCCTTGGCCAGACTCACCCGTGGCCTTGAGTGCCCCGCCCTACAGCCCCGGCCAagccctgcctctggccctgggcctggccctggaACCCCAG ATGAGAAGTTGGAGGCAAGTTCAGCCACAGGTCCCCTGGCTGACAGTGGCCCAGAGGACATGGCCCCTGCCCTGGAGGACTGCCTGTCCCAGGAGGTGCAGGATTCCTTCTCCTTCCTAGAGGACTCAAGCAGCTCAGAGCCTGAGTGGGTAGGGGTGGAGGACGGGGAGGTGGcccaggcaggagcagcaggagcagcCTTCTCCCCTGGGGAGGACGACCCTGGGATGGGCTACTTGGAGGAGCTCCTGCGAGTTGGGCCTCAG GTGGAGGAGTTCTCCGTGGAGCCACCCCTAGATGACCTGTCCCTGGATGAGGCGCAGTTTGTCTTGGCCCCTAGCTGCTGTTCCCCGGACTCTGCTGCCCCCAGGCccgaaggagaagaggaaagtggGGAGGAAGTCTTCCTGAGTGCCTATGATGACCTAAGTCCCCTTCTGATGCCCAAACACCCAACCTGGGAGGGTCCAGGAAGTCTGGAGGAAGAGACAACAGAGTGTGGGAGACAGGGGGCTCcagggcaggctgagggagaagatGCATGCTGCAAAGTAGGGGAGACCAAGGAGGCTGAGCCTGAGAACACATGCGCCATCAGGGAGGAGGCTGAGGGGAGTCCGGAGAGTGAGGTGGAGGATGGAGAGGCaggtgaggaaggagggaaggctgGGGAAAGCCAAGAGATGATGGTCAGTTTGAGAgaagggagtgggaaagagacagaggccaagggagaggagTCTAAAGGGCAGCAGGAGGATGAGAGTATGATGGAAGCTCAGGATGTggagggaacagaaggagagCAGGGCAAAGACaaggagatggaaagaaagactgagagagaggaagaggctgaGGAAGGTCAGGAAGGCCAGGTACGAGCCAGAAGCGACCCAGAGTGTGGAGTCCAGGAAAACCAAATTGCTGAGGAGAGCTGGGAAGTTGTACACAAACAAGACGCAGAAGGCGGCAGAGAGGATGAGATTaaagggcaggaggggcaggaggaccaAGAGGCAAGAGAAGACCGAGGAGATGGTGAAGATGGCAGAAGCCCAGAAgcagcagctggaggaggaggaggagaggtcaGCATGGACAGGGAGAGTGGGGATGGAGAGCCTGAAAGAGACCAGAGGGCTGGAGGTGACCATTTGGGAAAGGATTCCCCTCCTGAAGAGTCACACGTAGAGTCCCTGGAGGTTGACAGTGCCAAAGGGGGCAATTCCCAGTCCTCTGAGGCAATCCCACAGCCAACCCAGCTAGAGGAGATGGAGCCCGAGGGGCAACCCAGTCCAGAGGGCTGCAATCTGTGCCCCTGTCCTCTTGGCTCACCTAGCGGTGTGGGCATGCGCCTGGCTTCCTCCCTGGTTCAGGTCCAACAGGTCCGCTCTGTGCCTGTGGTGCCCCCCAAACCACAATTTGCCAAGATGCCTAGTGCAATGTGTAGCAAGATCCATGTGGCACCTGCAAACCCATGCCCAAGGCCTGGTCGGCTCGATGGGACTCCTGGGGAAAGGGCTTGGGGGTCCAGAGCCTCCCGTTCCTCTTGGAGGAATGGAGGCAGTCTTTCTTTTGATGCTGCTGTGGCCCTGGCCCGGGACCGCCAGaggactgaggctcagggagttCGGCGGACCCAGACCTGTACTGGGGGTGGAGACTATAGCCTCCTCCCCAGAACCTCCCCCTGTAGTATGATCCCTGCCTATTCTCGGCCACTTAGCTGCCTGGAGCTCCCACCCGAAGACACAGAAGGGTCTGGACACCGGAGTCGGCATAGTCTGCCCCCCAGGGAACACCAACCCCCTGACCCTCTTCTGTCCCCCCAGCGCCGATCATATGCATTTGAAACACAGGCTAACCCTGGGAGAGGTGAGGAACTGTGA
- the ARHGAP30 gene encoding rho GTPase-activating protein 30 isoform X1 — protein MKSRQKGKKKGSSKERVFGCDLQEQLQRSGQEVPQVLKSCAEFVEEYGVVDGIYRLSGVSSNIQKLRQEFEAERKPDLRKDVYLQDIHCVSSLCKAYFRELPDPLLTYRLYDKFADAVGVQLEPERLVKILEVLRELPAPNYRTLEFLMRHLVHMASFSAQTNMHARNLAIVWAPNLLRSKDIEASGFNGTAAFMEVRVQSIVVEFILTHVDRLFGGAALSGGEMESARRSLPGARASGSPDDLMPRSLPCHLPSTLQAGDGPPQMRPYHTIIEFAEHKRKGSLKVRKWRSIFNLGRSGHETKRKLPRGAEDREDKSDKGTLRPAKSMDSLSAAAGASDEPEVLVGPSSPRPSPLLPDSLENDSAEAAEGEQEPEAEALGGTNSEPGTPRAGRSAVRAGGCSRAERCVGVHISDPYNVNLPLHITSILNVPPNIISNVSLARLTRGLECPALQPRPSPASGPGPGPGTPDEKLEASSATGPLADSGPEDMAPALEDCLSQEVQDSFSFLEDSSSSEPEWVGVEDGEVAQAGAAGAAFSPGEDDPGMGYLEELLRVGPQVEEFSVEPPLDDLSLDEAQFVLAPSCCSPDSAAPRPEGEEESGEEVFLSAYDDLSPLLMPKHPTWEGPGSLEEETTECGRQGAPGQAEGEDACCKVGETKEAEPENTCAIREEAEGSPESEVEDGEAGEEGGKAGESQEMMVSLREGSGKETEAKGEESKGQQEDESMMEAQDVEGTEGEQGKDKEMERKTEREEEAEEGQEGQVRARSDPECGVQENQIAEESWEVVHKQDAEGGREDEIKGQEGQEDQEAREDRGDGEDGRSPEAAAGGGGGEVSMDRESGDGEPERDQRAGGDHLGKDSPPEESHVESLEVDSAKGGNSQSSEAIPQPTQLEEMEPEGQPSPEGCNLCPCPLGSPSGVGMRLASSLVQVQQVRSVPVVPPKPQFAKMPSAMCSKIHVAPANPCPRPGRLDGTPGERAWGSRASRSSWRNGGSLSFDAAVALARDRQRTEAQGVRRTQTCTGGGDYSLLPRTSPCSMIPAYSRPLSCLELPPEDTEGSGHRSRHSLPPREHQPPDPLLSPQRRSYAFETQANPGRGEEL, from the exons ATGAAGTCGCggcagaagggaaagaagaagggcaGCTCGAAGGAGAGGGTGTTCGGGTGTGACTTGCAGGAGCAGCTGCAGCGTTCGGGCCAGGAGG TGCCGCAGGTGCTGAAGAGCTGTGCGGAGTTTGTGGAGGAGTACGGAGTGGTGGACGGCATCTACCGCCTCTCGGGGGTGTCTTCCAACATCCAGAAGCTCCG GCAGGAGTTTGAGGCAGAGCGGAAGCCAGACCTGCGCAAAGATGTTTACCTGCAAGACATTCACTGCGTCTCGTCCCTGTGCAAGGCCTATTTCAGAGAGCTGCCCGACCCCCTGCTCACTTACCGCCTCTACGACAAGTTCGCG GACGCCGTGGGAGTGCAGCTGGAGCCTGAGCGCTTGGTCAAGATCCTAGAAGTGCTTCGAGAACTCCCTGCCCCCAACTATAG GACCCTGGAGTTCCTCATGCGACATCTGGTGCACATGGCCTCATTCAGTGCTCAGACCAACATGCACGCCCGCAACCTGGCCATCGTGTGGGCCCCCAACCTGCTGAG GTCCAAGGACATAGAGGCCTCGGGCTTCAACGGGACAGCGGCCTTCATGGAGGTGCGTGTGCAGTCCATCGTGGTCGAGTTCATCCTCACGCACGTGGACCGGCTCTTCGGGGGCGCCGCGCTCTCTG gtggggagatggagagtgcGCGGCGATCACTTCCAGGGGCCCGGGCATCAGGCAGTCCCGACGACCTCATGCCCAGGTCCCTGCCCTGCCACTTGCCTAGCACCCTGCAGGCTGGTGATGGACCCCCACAGATGCGGCCCTACCACACTATCATTGAGTTTGCAGAGCACAA GAGAAAGGGATCTTTGAAGGTCAGGAAGTGGAGATCTATCTTCAATTTGGGTCGCTCTGGCCATGAGACCAAACGTAAACTCCCCCGGGGGGCTGAGGACAGAG AGGACAAATCTGATAAGGGGACTCTGCGGCCAGCCAAGAGCATGGACTCACTGAGTGCTGCAGCTGGGGCCAGCGATG AGCCAGAGGTGCTGGTGGGACCTAGCAGTCCCCGGCCAAGCCCACTGCTGCCGGATAGCTTGGAGAACGATTCTGCAGAGGCAGCAGAAGGTGAAcaggagcctgaggcagaggcccTGGGCGGCACAAATTCTGAGCCAGGCACGCCACGAGCGGGGCGGTCAGCAGTCCGTGCCGGGGGCTGTAGCCGTGCAGAGCGCTGTGTTGGGGTGCACATCTCAGACCCCTACAACGTCAACCTCCCACTACACATCACCTCCATCCTCAACGTGCCCCCAAATATCATCTCTAACGTCTCCTTGGCCAGACTCACCCGTGGCCTTGAGTGCCCCGCCCTACAGCCCCGGCCAagccctgcctctggccctgggcctggccctggaACCCCAG ATGAGAAGTTGGAGGCAAGTTCAGCCACAGGTCCCCTGGCTGACAGTGGCCCAGAGGACATGGCCCCTGCCCTGGAGGACTGCCTGTCCCAGGAGGTGCAGGATTCCTTCTCCTTCCTAGAGGACTCAAGCAGCTCAGAGCCTGAGTGGGTAGGGGTGGAGGACGGGGAGGTGGcccaggcaggagcagcaggagcagcCTTCTCCCCTGGGGAGGACGACCCTGGGATGGGCTACTTGGAGGAGCTCCTGCGAGTTGGGCCTCAG GTGGAGGAGTTCTCCGTGGAGCCACCCCTAGATGACCTGTCCCTGGATGAGGCGCAGTTTGTCTTGGCCCCTAGCTGCTGTTCCCCGGACTCTGCTGCCCCCAGGCccgaaggagaagaggaaagtggGGAGGAAGTCTTCCTGAGTGCCTATGATGACCTAAGTCCCCTTCTGATGCCCAAACACCCAACCTGGGAGGGTCCAGGAAGTCTGGAGGAAGAGACAACAGAGTGTGGGAGACAGGGGGCTCcagggcaggctgagggagaagatGCATGCTGCAAAGTAGGGGAGACCAAGGAGGCTGAGCCTGAGAACACATGCGCCATCAGGGAGGAGGCTGAGGGGAGTCCGGAGAGTGAGGTGGAGGATGGAGAGGCaggtgaggaaggagggaaggctgGGGAAAGCCAAGAGATGATGGTCAGTTTGAGAgaagggagtgggaaagagacagaggccaagggagaggagTCTAAAGGGCAGCAGGAGGATGAGAGTATGATGGAAGCTCAGGATGTggagggaacagaaggagagCAGGGCAAAGACaaggagatggaaagaaagactgagagagaggaagaggctgaGGAAGGTCAGGAAGGCCAGGTACGAGCCAGAAGCGACCCAGAGTGTGGAGTCCAGGAAAACCAAATTGCTGAGGAGAGCTGGGAAGTTGTACACAAACAAGACGCAGAAGGCGGCAGAGAGGATGAGATTaaagggcaggaggggcaggaggaccaAGAGGCAAGAGAAGACCGAGGAGATGGTGAAGATGGCAGAAGCCCAGAAgcagcagctggaggaggaggaggagaggtcaGCATGGACAGGGAGAGTGGGGATGGAGAGCCTGAAAGAGACCAGAGGGCTGGAGGTGACCATTTGGGAAAGGATTCCCCTCCTGAAGAGTCACACGTAGAGTCCCTGGAGGTTGACAGTGCCAAAGGGGGCAATTCCCAGTCCTCTGAGGCAATCCCACAGCCAACCCAGCTAGAGGAGATGGAGCCCGAGGGGCAACCCAGTCCAGAGGGCTGCAATCTGTGCCCCTGTCCTCTTGGCTCACCTAGCGGTGTGGGCATGCGCCTGGCTTCCTCCCTGGTTCAGGTCCAACAGGTCCGCTCTGTGCCTGTGGTGCCCCCCAAACCACAATTTGCCAAGATGCCTAGTGCAATGTGTAGCAAGATCCATGTGGCACCTGCAAACCCATGCCCAAGGCCTGGTCGGCTCGATGGGACTCCTGGGGAAAGGGCTTGGGGGTCCAGAGCCTCCCGTTCCTCTTGGAGGAATGGAGGCAGTCTTTCTTTTGATGCTGCTGTGGCCCTGGCCCGGGACCGCCAGaggactgaggctcagggagttCGGCGGACCCAGACCTGTACTGGGGGTGGAGACTATAGCCTCCTCCCCAGAACCTCCCCCTGTAGTATGATCCCTGCCTATTCTCGGCCACTTAGCTGCCTGGAGCTCCCACCCGAAGACACAGAAGGGTCTGGACACCGGAGTCGGCATAGTCTGCCCCCCAGGGAACACCAACCCCCTGACCCTCTTCTGTCCCCCCAGCGCCGATCATATGCATTTGAAACACAGGCTAACCCTGGGAGAGGTGAGGAACTGTGA